Proteins co-encoded in one alpha proteobacterium HIMB5 genomic window:
- a CDS encoding tRNA (5-methylaminomethyl-2-thiouridylate)-methyltransferase (PFAM: tRNA methyl transferase~TIGRFAM: tRNA (5-methylaminomethyl-2-thiouridylate)-methyltransferase), which yields MTKLNSLGFNKKPEDTLVVVAMSGGVDSSTVAAMMKNEGYKVIGITLKLYNDTQQTTQSKQCCAGQDIMDAKRVADKLSIEHRILYYQNKFKEGVIDNFVESYLNGETPIPCVQCNQTVKFTDLFEEAKSLKADALITGHYVKSITENGINHMYRGKDSNRDQSYFLFNTTREQLDYLRFPLGGMLKDETRKIAKDLDLNVADKPDSQDICFVPNGDYASVIQKFKPDSFKKGNIKNLSGEVIGVHDGIINYTIGQRKGIKIADKDPLYVIKIDANKNEIIVGTKENLIKKEINLKEVNLLTNNDKDFDNEIFVKVRSTGKLLKAKVDINNNEAKVNLLEDEYGIAPGQACVFYSKDSFGEKILGGGWIKS from the coding sequence ATGACCAAATTAAACTCATTAGGTTTCAATAAAAAACCAGAAGATACTCTTGTAGTTGTTGCAATGTCAGGTGGAGTAGACTCTTCAACTGTTGCAGCTATGATGAAAAATGAAGGTTATAAAGTTATAGGTATTACTTTAAAATTATATAATGACACTCAACAAACTACTCAATCAAAACAATGTTGTGCTGGTCAAGATATAATGGATGCAAAAAGAGTTGCTGACAAATTAAGTATAGAACATAGAATTTTATATTATCAAAACAAATTTAAAGAAGGTGTTATAGATAATTTTGTAGAAAGCTATCTAAACGGGGAAACTCCAATACCATGTGTTCAATGTAATCAAACTGTAAAGTTTACTGATTTATTTGAAGAAGCTAAAAGTTTAAAGGCAGATGCTTTAATAACAGGTCATTACGTTAAGAGCATCACAGAGAATGGTATTAATCACATGTATAGGGGGAAAGATAGTAATCGAGATCAGAGTTATTTTTTGTTTAATACAACCAGAGAACAACTTGATTATTTAAGATTCCCTTTAGGCGGAATGTTAAAAGATGAAACAAGAAAAATTGCTAAAGATTTAGATTTAAATGTAGCTGATAAACCAGATAGTCAAGATATTTGCTTTGTGCCTAATGGAGATTATGCATCTGTAATACAAAAATTTAAACCAGACTCATTTAAAAAAGGAAATATTAAAAATTTAAGTGGAGAAGTAATTGGAGTTCATGATGGAATTATCAATTATACTATTGGTCAGCGTAAAGGAATTAAAATTGCTGATAAAGATCCATTATATGTAATTAAAATTGATGCCAATAAAAATGAAATAATTGTAGGCACAAAAGAAAATCTTATTAAAAAAGAAATTAATTTAAAAGAGGTAAATTTATTAACAAATAATGACAAAGATTTTGATAATGAGATATTTGTTAAAGTAAGATCAACTGGAAAATTACTTAAAGCAAAAGTAGACATAAATAATAATGAAGCTAAAGTAAATTTATTAGAAGATGAGTATGGTATTGCCCCTGGCCAAGCATGTGTATTTTATTCAAAAGACAGTTTTGGAGAGAAAATTTTAGGTGGTGGTTGGATTAAGAGTTAA
- a CDS encoding pyridoxal phosphate-dependent enzyme (PFAM: Cys/Met metabolism PLP-dependent enzyme~TIGRFAM: cystathionine beta-lyase, bacterial), whose product MSDSFKTFLKHTAKDFHNQSVNPPVVRASTIIFKSMQDIRKTQSKAAKNPTGGHFDYGRQGTSTTHILQKILSKLEESYHVFLTPTGFGAVFLSIFSVVRPGDEILVADPVYSPTRLLTQDFLKEFNIKSTFYNPSDLKTLEKNISKKTKLIFVENPGSNTFDFQDLGKIISIAKKNKILTAIDNTWGTPYFLKPIKLGFDMAIVSATKYYSGHSDVMGGSLAVNKKVFKQIQKTDKVCGMRMSPDDAYLITRGLRTLDVRLDRHRENAKKVSEFLSKYKNFKLLYPYKKDSVNFRMWKKYYSGASGLMGLRIKSKSKNSVVKFVNSLKLFGYGYSWGGFESLALYQDVREQGKRNFLKLAKNEHLVRLHIGLEDPNDLIADLKQALKHLK is encoded by the coding sequence ATGAGCGATTCTTTTAAAACTTTTTTAAAGCATACTGCTAAAGATTTTCATAATCAGTCTGTTAATCCACCTGTAGTAAGAGCATCAACTATTATCTTTAAATCGATGCAAGATATAAGGAAAACTCAATCAAAAGCAGCCAAAAATCCTACTGGCGGACATTTTGATTATGGAAGGCAGGGAACATCTACTACGCATATTTTACAAAAAATTTTATCTAAGCTTGAGGAAAGTTATCATGTTTTTTTAACACCAACAGGTTTTGGTGCAGTATTTTTATCAATATTTAGTGTGGTAAGACCAGGAGATGAAATATTAGTAGCAGATCCAGTTTACAGTCCCACAAGGCTTCTTACGCAAGATTTTTTAAAAGAATTTAATATTAAATCTACATTTTATAATCCTAGTGATTTAAAAACTTTAGAAAAAAATATATCAAAAAAAACAAAATTAATTTTTGTTGAAAATCCTGGAAGTAATACTTTTGATTTTCAGGATCTTGGAAAAATAATTTCAATTGCAAAAAAGAATAAAATTTTAACAGCAATAGATAACACATGGGGAACTCCTTATTTTTTAAAACCAATCAAACTTGGTTTTGATATGGCAATTGTTTCAGCAACCAAATATTATTCAGGTCACTCGGATGTTATGGGAGGATCATTAGCAGTTAATAAAAAAGTTTTTAAACAAATTCAAAAAACAGATAAAGTTTGTGGAATGAGAATGAGTCCTGATGATGCTTATTTGATAACAAGAGGACTTAGAACTTTAGATGTTAGATTAGACAGACATAGAGAAAATGCTAAAAAAGTTTCTGAGTTTTTATCTAAATATAAAAATTTCAAATTACTTTATCCATACAAAAAAGATTCTGTTAATTTTCGAATGTGGAAAAAATATTATTCAGGAGCTTCTGGTTTAATGGGACTTCGTATAAAGTCTAAGAGTAAAAACTCAGTGGTCAAATTTGTAAACTCATTAAAATTATTTGGTTACGGATATAGCTGGGGTGGTTTTGAAAGTTTGGCTTTATATCAAGATGTAAGAGAGCAGGGCAAAAGAAATTTTCTTAAGTTAGCTAAAAACGAACATCTTGTAAGATTACATATCGGTTTAGAAGATCCAAATGACTTGATTGCAGATTTAAAACAAGCACTCAAGCATTTAAAATGA